In a genomic window of Pseudoalteromonas xiamenensis:
- a CDS encoding PEP/pyruvate-binding domain-containing protein has product MSSSYVVEITGNNTLERTSLGGKAHSLNHLVQAGLPVPPAFCVTAHAYEQFIGDAVPSEVMNSGDLEQIRSAILEANLPDAIRDAIVSAYEHLGSSSDVAVRSSALDEDGQSQSFAGQYETYLHINGQEAVLNKVQACWASLWAERAAGYRNADASQTAIAVVLQTMVAADCAGVLFTRDPISNREDRLVIDGCWGLGEGVVSGQVSTDTFTLDKVSGECVEKQLRHKSHYCIRQENGHIALVETPTEKRDSACLTAHHLEQLWTLAKQAETLYCCALDIEWAVKDDKVWLLQARPVTTTNQASSVVYANPWETSQPIKEGAFFSRMDTGEIVTGLMTPLGLSFCEFYQKHIHGPAVKTMGLADIGDWSIYMGYIQGQVYLNISGSAMLLRQCPPTRDQMKFTTRYATSDIDFTNYKNPYGEGVDGWAYTKSAWHWLKQQVHNMRTAGKTVENMISLRERETKRFLALDLANLSLTELNTELKRIDGYFLESCAAYMPFFLQSFALYDALAETCQHYLPNEGNGLQNRIKASMNNLRTIEVTRGILDLVDVVAPNAELRSLFMATEADELVKILPEHPLGKVFWNNEFEAFLAEFGSRGRQEFELSLPRWRDDPTYLLQVMKMYLEHPVDLEAKLAQTEALRQADSDALLNAMPWLGRFKLKNIIKLYGVMAERREATRPTFITETWFYRKIILEVLGRLENQGIVSKEDLPYIDFNQFRAYVAGEIAPQEAFSQKLLDANRHAHLLNVHAEEPPMCIIGGYTPKVKAAVAEGQNSFNGLAASPGKIVAKARVITDLQTQAKELKPGEILVAKYTDASWTPLFALAAGVITDIGSTLSHSCIVAREFGIPAVVNLHHATTAIESGDTLILDGDEGVVIIQRE; this is encoded by the coding sequence ATGAGTTCTTCATACGTCGTAGAAATTACGGGTAATAACACGCTAGAAAGGACGAGTCTCGGTGGTAAAGCACACTCGCTTAATCACTTAGTGCAGGCAGGTTTACCAGTACCGCCAGCGTTTTGTGTGACTGCACACGCCTATGAACAGTTTATCGGTGACGCAGTGCCAAGCGAAGTGATGAATAGCGGTGATCTTGAACAAATTCGCAGCGCGATTCTCGAGGCTAATTTACCGGATGCGATTCGTGATGCCATTGTCTCAGCGTATGAGCATTTAGGGTCAAGTAGCGATGTTGCCGTGCGTTCTTCAGCGCTGGATGAAGATGGTCAAAGTCAGTCTTTTGCGGGTCAATATGAAACGTACTTACACATCAATGGGCAAGAAGCGGTATTGAATAAAGTGCAAGCGTGCTGGGCATCGCTTTGGGCTGAGCGCGCTGCGGGTTATCGCAATGCAGATGCCTCACAAACGGCCATTGCTGTTGTACTGCAAACGATGGTGGCCGCTGATTGTGCGGGGGTTTTGTTTACTCGTGACCCCATCTCCAACCGCGAAGACAGATTGGTTATTGATGGTTGTTGGGGATTGGGAGAAGGCGTTGTCTCTGGGCAAGTTTCTACGGATACCTTCACGTTAGACAAAGTGAGCGGAGAATGTGTTGAAAAACAATTACGTCATAAATCTCACTATTGTATACGTCAAGAAAATGGTCACATTGCCTTGGTTGAAACACCAACAGAAAAACGCGACAGTGCCTGTTTGACGGCGCACCATTTAGAGCAATTGTGGACACTTGCAAAGCAAGCTGAAACGCTTTACTGCTGTGCATTGGACATCGAGTGGGCAGTAAAAGACGACAAAGTATGGTTGTTGCAGGCACGTCCTGTTACGACGACCAATCAAGCGTCGAGTGTTGTCTATGCAAACCCATGGGAAACGTCCCAGCCAATTAAAGAAGGTGCGTTCTTTTCTCGTATGGACACGGGGGAAATCGTTACTGGTTTGATGACGCCGCTCGGCTTGTCATTTTGTGAGTTTTATCAAAAACACATTCATGGCCCAGCAGTCAAAACGATGGGGTTAGCTGATATTGGTGATTGGTCTATTTATATGGGCTACATCCAAGGTCAGGTTTATCTCAATATTTCTGGTTCTGCGATGTTGCTCCGTCAATGTCCTCCAACACGCGATCAGATGAAATTTACCACGCGTTATGCAACATCAGATATCGACTTTACGAATTACAAAAACCCGTATGGCGAAGGTGTCGATGGCTGGGCATACACGAAAAGTGCGTGGCATTGGTTGAAACAACAAGTTCACAACATGCGTACAGCAGGGAAAACCGTTGAAAACATGATTTCGCTTCGCGAAAGAGAAACCAAACGTTTCCTTGCTTTGGACTTAGCGAATCTTTCTCTGACGGAATTGAATACAGAATTAAAACGTATTGATGGCTACTTCTTGGAAAGTTGTGCTGCGTATATGCCGTTCTTTTTACAATCGTTTGCCCTTTACGATGCACTAGCCGAAACCTGTCAGCATTATTTGCCAAACGAAGGTAATGGATTGCAAAACCGGATTAAAGCATCGATGAACAACCTTCGTACCATTGAAGTAACGCGCGGGATCCTCGATTTGGTGGATGTTGTTGCACCAAACGCAGAACTACGTTCGCTGTTCATGGCCACAGAAGCGGATGAGTTAGTAAAAATTCTACCCGAACATCCATTAGGTAAAGTGTTCTGGAACAATGAATTTGAAGCGTTTTTAGCTGAGTTTGGCTCGCGTGGTCGCCAAGAGTTTGAGTTGAGCTTACCTCGTTGGCGCGACGACCCAACCTATTTGCTTCAAGTAATGAAAATGTATTTAGAGCATCCGGTTGATTTAGAAGCTAAATTGGCGCAAACCGAAGCACTTCGACAAGCTGACAGCGATGCACTTCTCAATGCAATGCCTTGGCTAGGACGCTTCAAACTTAAAAACATCATTAAATTATACGGTGTGATGGCTGAACGACGTGAGGCGACGCGTCCTACCTTTATCACCGAAACATGGTTCTATCGCAAAATCATTCTTGAAGTCCTTGGCCGTTTAGAGAATCAAGGGATCGTGTCAAAAGAAGATTTGCCGTACATCGACTTTAACCAATTCCGTGCATACGTTGCCGGCGAAATTGCGCCACAAGAGGCATTTTCTCAGAAATTGCTCGACGCGAATCGCCACGCTCATTTGTTGAATGTACATGCTGAAGAACCTCCAATGTGCATCATTGGTGGCTATACACCAAAGGTCAAAGCTGCCGTGGCCGAGGGCCAAAATTCATTTAACGGACTTGCGGCAAGTCCAGGCAAAATTGTCGCTAAGGCTCGTGTCATTACGGATTTGCAAACGCAGGCAAAAGAGCTGAAACCGGGCGAAATTCTCGTGGCGAAATACACGGACGCGAGTTGGACACCTCTTTTTGCCTTGGCGGCGGGTGTTATCACCGATATTGGTTCGACACTTTCTCATAGCTGTATTGTCGCGAGGGAATTCGGTATTCCTGCAGTGGTTAATTTGCACCATGCAACAACAGCGATTGAAAGCGGCGATACCTTAATCCTCGACGGTGATGAGGGCGTGGTCATTATTCAACGCGAATAA
- a CDS encoding DUF6041 domain-containing protein: MVIQRIFAVLYMLAGIGKAFPALENIPEILARAAKANEGTWYYAPSLWFAEHGMLMSAFVGICLFGSGLALWLNPRWVKRVIYAQLAMMVVFMTILHRAEPKVIFLDSIFILASLYFLRLQHQRLPKLKALLSKKFSEPKSLKRPESNVFDSQYDVVIVGGGVSGLTAASEFEDARVLVLEKSPTFGGNARFHLHDNLKHPTAGVCFQEPQPGSQMAALLKKLGLADAYKNSAAATLVFFDTKLLLSSILEVTVGFLKFPSYLIKPSVWALTGQLLKNALIGKPYVVSPKQLGDPIFADLYQFLDNFHPSKPLYPAVPFVENDAWSQTDMAVMDKMSLYTYLFDEANRPELPEHLVPPKKLGKLVENAVETTLRVECLDIHQVSAYVGLHFLVGYLRGNLVTLAGGNGNISSALNNYLSAKKNVTLANEAKVTALENINEGVQIAFERGEQAFTIVAKQLIWAAPKPAFTALFDDIPKAQLDAIQAIRHEDYYLANALLTKPVMTSSFGGYMIEPAPKNSPFSWCRAGTCLVANWMDDTTKSNVGVLTMLKPTTRDERQGQTAKEDFFGLQQQSYFEIARVLENQGINPNIVEDIQIWYWPQGLVTSVMGQQAQQLFETASQSIGHIHFANQDSIGVGNIESAIAAAHIAVRRVRDAVQPHLSNQDKRDTSEVVL; encoded by the coding sequence ATGGTTATTCAACGTATTTTTGCGGTTCTATATATGTTAGCTGGGATTGGCAAAGCGTTTCCTGCGCTTGAAAATATTCCGGAGATACTTGCGCGTGCAGCAAAAGCAAATGAAGGAACTTGGTATTATGCACCGAGTCTGTGGTTTGCAGAGCATGGCATGTTGATGTCTGCGTTTGTAGGCATTTGTTTATTCGGTTCTGGTTTAGCGCTTTGGCTCAATCCTCGTTGGGTGAAGCGAGTGATATATGCGCAGTTGGCGATGATGGTGGTCTTTATGACAATATTGCACCGCGCCGAACCTAAAGTCATATTTCTAGATAGTATTTTTATACTTGCATCGCTTTATTTCTTGCGTTTACAGCATCAACGTTTACCAAAACTCAAGGCACTTCTCAGTAAAAAATTCTCAGAGCCTAAAAGCTTAAAACGACCGGAGTCAAATGTGTTTGATAGCCAGTACGATGTTGTCATCGTCGGTGGTGGTGTATCCGGTTTGACCGCTGCGAGTGAATTTGAAGACGCGAGAGTATTAGTGCTTGAAAAGAGTCCAACATTTGGCGGCAATGCGCGCTTTCACTTGCATGATAATTTAAAGCACCCAACCGCGGGGGTTTGTTTTCAGGAACCACAACCAGGCTCGCAAATGGCCGCATTGTTGAAGAAGCTTGGATTAGCCGATGCTTACAAGAATAGTGCTGCGGCAACGTTAGTCTTTTTTGACACGAAGTTGTTATTAAGTTCAATCCTTGAGGTTACTGTTGGTTTCTTAAAATTTCCGAGTTATCTGATTAAACCGTCGGTGTGGGCGTTAACGGGCCAATTGTTGAAAAACGCCTTGATCGGTAAGCCTTATGTGGTTTCACCTAAGCAATTGGGCGATCCCATCTTTGCTGACCTTTATCAATTCTTAGACAATTTTCATCCGAGTAAGCCGCTGTATCCTGCTGTACCGTTTGTTGAGAACGACGCTTGGTCTCAAACCGATATGGCTGTTATGGACAAAATGTCTTTGTATACCTACTTGTTTGATGAAGCTAATCGACCAGAACTTCCAGAACACCTAGTGCCACCTAAAAAATTGGGCAAATTGGTTGAAAACGCCGTTGAGACAACGCTTCGTGTCGAGTGTTTAGATATCCATCAAGTATCAGCGTATGTTGGATTGCATTTCTTGGTTGGTTATCTGCGAGGCAATTTAGTCACGTTAGCTGGCGGAAATGGCAACATTAGTAGTGCATTGAACAATTATTTGAGCGCGAAGAAAAATGTCACGCTGGCGAATGAGGCGAAGGTTACTGCACTTGAGAACATCAATGAGGGTGTGCAGATTGCCTTTGAACGAGGAGAACAAGCGTTCACTATTGTAGCCAAACAACTTATTTGGGCTGCACCGAAGCCTGCGTTTACTGCGCTTTTCGACGATATTCCAAAAGCACAACTGGACGCAATTCAAGCGATTCGACACGAAGACTATTATCTCGCTAACGCATTATTGACCAAACCTGTTATGACCTCGTCATTCGGTGGATACATGATTGAACCGGCACCGAAAAACTCACCTTTCTCGTGGTGCCGAGCTGGTACGTGTTTAGTAGCGAACTGGATGGATGACACCACGAAAAGCAATGTCGGGGTACTAACAATGCTCAAGCCGACAACTCGAGATGAGCGCCAAGGACAGACAGCGAAAGAGGATTTCTTTGGTCTTCAACAACAAAGTTACTTTGAAATTGCGCGCGTGCTTGAAAATCAAGGTATTAATCCGAACATCGTTGAAGACATTCAAATATGGTATTGGCCGCAAGGGCTCGTGACATCCGTGATGGGTCAGCAAGCGCAGCAACTATTTGAAACGGCAAGTCAATCAATCGGTCACATTCATTTCGCCAACCAAGATAGTATTGGCGTTGGTAACATCGAAAGTGCTATTGCGGCTGCACATATTGCGGTTAGGCGTGTTCGTGACGCGGTTCAACCTCACCTATCTAATCAAGACAAGCGCGACACTTCGGAGGTAGTTTTATGA
- a CDS encoding acyl-CoA dehydrogenase family protein has protein sequence MDFAITSYQQSLYDSALRFSQEVLDKGAATRLSKHVFDKPLWQKAAEFGFAGLPIDEMYCGSGLNVQNTMLMVEALGKGSRDLGLAFSMCAHLFACVMPLARFGSTYLKQTYLEALSTGGMIAANAATEPTAGSDIYAMAATAKKVDGGYLLNGQKTFITNAPVADVFIVYAKTAPEFGFMGVSCFLVEKSAAGLSVGANHPKDCLSTCPWSDVFFDDVFVPETHLIGSEGAGGAIFHDSMIWEKGCLFALFAGALERIVESTIEYAKERKQFKKRIGHFQSVSNRIIDMKLRLEQCKLMLYRAGWKYDQGLDAEMDIAMSKMLISDYAVQSALDAIQTFGGSAMDREMGIIRQLLDVLPSRTFSGTNDIQREIIARKLGLRSA, from the coding sequence ATGGATTTTGCTATTACTAGCTATCAACAATCGCTCTACGATTCAGCCTTGCGCTTTTCACAAGAAGTCTTGGATAAAGGGGCTGCAACAAGACTGTCAAAACATGTCTTTGACAAACCGCTTTGGCAAAAAGCCGCTGAGTTTGGATTTGCGGGACTCCCTATAGACGAAATGTATTGTGGTTCTGGGTTGAACGTACAAAACACCATGTTAATGGTTGAAGCGCTCGGTAAGGGCAGTCGAGATCTTGGTTTGGCGTTCTCTATGTGCGCGCATCTATTCGCCTGTGTCATGCCATTGGCTCGATTCGGCTCTACGTATTTAAAACAAACGTACCTTGAGGCGTTAAGCACTGGCGGCATGATAGCGGCCAATGCGGCAACCGAACCGACCGCGGGCTCTGATATCTATGCGATGGCCGCCACTGCGAAGAAAGTGGATGGTGGTTACCTCTTAAATGGTCAAAAGACGTTCATTACAAATGCTCCAGTCGCGGACGTCTTTATCGTCTATGCCAAAACGGCGCCTGAATTTGGTTTTATGGGGGTGTCTTGCTTTTTAGTTGAGAAAAGTGCGGCAGGTTTAAGTGTTGGGGCGAATCACCCTAAAGATTGTTTAAGTACCTGTCCTTGGAGTGATGTGTTTTTTGATGACGTGTTTGTGCCGGAAACTCACCTCATCGGTAGCGAAGGTGCGGGCGGCGCGATATTTCATGACTCTATGATTTGGGAAAAAGGCTGCTTGTTTGCGCTGTTTGCAGGTGCACTTGAGCGAATTGTAGAAAGTACCATCGAATACGCAAAAGAACGTAAACAATTCAAAAAACGCATAGGCCACTTTCAATCTGTGTCCAATCGCATCATCGACATGAAACTTCGTCTTGAGCAATGCAAATTGATGCTTTATCGCGCAGGTTGGAAGTATGACCAAGGTTTAGACGCGGAAATGGACATTGCAATGAGCAAAATGTTGATTTCTGACTACGCCGTACAATCGGCGCTCGATGCCATACAAACCTTTGGTGGCAGTGCGATGGACAGAGAAATGGGCATTATCCGCCAACTACTTGATGTACTGCCGAGTAGAACGTTTTCAGGAACTAATGATATTCAGCGCGAAATTATCGCGCGTAAGCTTGGGCTAAGGAGTGCATAG